A stretch of the Macaca mulatta isolate MMU2019108-1 chromosome 16, T2T-MMU8v2.0, whole genome shotgun sequence genome encodes the following:
- the C16H17orf67 gene encoding uncharacterized protein C17orf67 homolog — translation MKTLPVLVLSLTLLTVFSETSPILMEKQAKQLLRSRRQDRPSKPGFPDEPMREHMHHLLALEHRAEEQFLEHWLNPHCKPHCDRNRVHPV, via the exons ATGAAGACATTGCCTGTGCTCGTGCTGTCTCTTACCTTACTGACTGTCTTCTCAG AGACCTCCCCGATTTTGATGGAGAAGCAGGCCAAACAGCTCCTAAGATCTCGGCGACAGGATAGACCAAGCAAACCTGGATTCCCCGATGAGCCAATGCGG GAACACATGCACCACCTGCTCGCCCTGGAGCATCGCGCCGAGGAGCAGTTCCTGGAGCACTGGCTGAACCCTCACTGCAAACCCCATTGTGACAGGAACAGGGTTCATCCTGTGTAA